Part of the Aciduliprofundum boonei T469 genome is shown below.
TCTTGGATATTGAATCCTTCCTCATCTTTTAAAGCAGCCATAGGAACAAATGCCAAAGGCGTAACCGTGAAATGTGCCTTCTCTCCAAGTTTTTCACGCAATTTCTTCTCCATAGTTATGATTAACCTTGCTGTATCATACCCGTCTTCATCAGTCTCCCCGGGCAATCCCACGATGCTCGTGTATGCTGGAAACCAGAAAAATTTGTTAAATGCATATGTCCCATTTAGCAAAACCCATGGCCATTCCTCCGGGCTAAAGGGCTTCATCTTATTATTAGCTATTCTTTTAATTAATTCTGGAGAAGCAGTTTCAAATCCAACCTGAATTCCCACCCACCGGTTTATATTTGCATGATTTAATTCAGCCACTCTCTTTAATATTCTAGGTGCGGCCAATCCTCCGGCAGCAGTACCGTGAGTTGGATTAGCAAATTCAACATGTTTCAATACTTCCTCAAAGAGTCCTATCACTGCATCTTCATTTGGATAAAAATTTCTTCTATCCTCAACCATATAATTGAATATATCTTCACTGTGAAGCCAAGCGGTTTTCTGCCCCGCTCTTATGTTTACTTTAAGCTCTGCCAAAATTTTTTCAATTGGGTAGAACCTTGCAGTTCTCAAATTGGGCGAGCAAAATGTGCAACCTCTACCGCAACCACGCATCACCTCTATCATTCCCTTGAAAGTTGGGGCAACAATGTTCGGTATCTCTTCAAGCTTGGGCCAAGATTTTATATGAATAATTTTTTCAGCATTTCCTGATTCTATATCCCTGAAAACATCCCCTATAACATGCTCAGTTTCTCCAATCATTATATGATCTACTCTTAACTCTTCAGTTAGCTTTTCTTTAACTTCAAGCTGCCAAGAGCCTGGACCTCCTACTTCTATCTTAAACTTATATCCTTTCTTTTCTCTATAATCCCTTATTCTACGC
Proteins encoded:
- a CDS encoding radical SAM protein encodes the protein MTRIVLTADETLTSTYRHIPLLDFLGCAPVEHVPKPIYNFLDTQVPDDNGKLTFAPYGLRKVEAALLHQGFNRDEIVVAHPRYVERFIDEKTTIVGVNTMDPYGLGPVTMMFTQGGKLTSYTKLKFTSLMRRIRDYREKKGYKFKIEVGGPGSWQLEVKEKLTEELRVDHIMIGETEHVIGDVFRDIESGNAEKIIHIKSWPKLEEIPNIVAPTFKGMIEVMRGCGRGCTFCSPNLRTARFYPIEKILAELKVNIRAGQKTAWLHSEDIFNYMVEDRRNFYPNEDAVIGLFEEVLKHVEFANPTHGTAAGGLAAPRILKRVAELNHANINRWVGIQVGFETASPELIKRIANNKMKPFSPEEWPWVLLNGTYAFNKFFWFPAYTSIVGLPGETDEDGYDTARLIITMEKKLREKLGEKAHFTVTPLAFVPMAALKDEEGFNIQEQLTPGRVMHIYHAWRHLAWEVDHGLKRVTRGNPAFLVFAPLAKMGSRLLVRSIRKWAMKNGIDVDKPLEPMKLKIEEIDV